A genomic window from Streptomyces sp. NBC_01429 includes:
- a CDS encoding SDR family NAD(P)-dependent oxidoreductase, whose translation MDTSVEQIVEALRESLLENERLRQRNAEVTAAAEEPVAIVAMSCRYPGGVDSPERLWRLVDEGVDAIGDFPANRDWDVEGLYDPDPDAPGRTHVREGGFLYDAPEFDAGFFGVSPREALAMDPQQRLLLETAWEAFERAGIDPHTLRGSRTGIFAGVMYHDYGSWLTEVPEGVEGYLGNGNLGSVASGRVSYTLGLEGPAVTVDTACSSSLVALHLAAQALRQGECSLALAGGVTVMSTPDTFVDFSRQRGLSLDGRCKSFAEGADGTGWGEGAGMVLLERLSDATRNGHPVLALVRGSATNQDGASNGLTAPNGPSQQRVIRQALANARLTGDQVHAVEAHGTGTPLGDPIEAQALLATYGRDHTQKQPLWLGSIKSNIGHTQAAAGVAGVIKMVMAMRHGRLPKTLHADRPSSQVDWEAGAVELLSEAREWPEGDARRAAVSSFGISGTNAHVILEGVPEAALDGSTEPTGPARDTDAWTGPLPLVLSGKGEAGLAAQARRLLDRIPGAPLPDVAHALATSRAALSHRAVVIGADREELTAGLTALAGGQAASQVVRGDRAAESRIAFVFPGQGSQWIGMASELLAAEPVFATAMTECAEALAPLVDWDLLETVRGGQPLDRVDVVQPALWAVMVSLARMWRSYGVEPAAVIGHSQGEIAAACVAGALSLTDGAKVVALRSRAIAGELSARGAMMSVALPVERVRERLTPYDGRISVAAVNGAASVVLSGDTGAVDELCETLKAEGVRAKRLPVDYASHSAQVESIRDRLLTELADVAPRPAEVPFYSTVTGALLATEGLDAEYWYTNLRQSVLFDDTTRVLLDSGYGVFVECSPHPVLVHSIEETADAVGAEVAGIGSLRRDEGGAARFLTSLGEAFTRGVPVDWRTAFSDRPVGRFDLPTYAFQRERFWLGRSPGVGDVTAAGLTTAGHPLLGAAVTVAEGGMLFTGRLSAATAPWLADHAVGGTVLLPGTAFVELAVRAGDEVGCGQVEELTLEAPLILPARGAVQVQLSLGEDDGTGRRPLAVHSRTEGDEGDWTRNASGLLAPDAADAGFDLAAWPPPDARPVPLDGVYDRLAEQGYHYGPAFQGLRTVWTLGDDTFAEVELPVEPSDFALHPALFDAALHAAGLGDAGAGTEARLPFAWNGVSVFAAGATALRVRISGTDTLRIQLADATGAPVASVDGLTTRAVDPAALSSAPRSDDLYRLDWPELPAVTAPATAPTYAVLDAGLLGAVGPDADGLYASGLDALETVPDFVVLPLGGAPDREDRDPVAGARTAAVQVLETVRQWLTGDRFAASRLVVLTRRAVAVGAEGVDDLPGAAVWGLVRAAQGENPDQFVLVDTDTALDGSVEAAVAAAASGEPQLALRDGRVHLPAMARGAAPDPRDGTGGSSFGPEGTVLITGGTGVLGCLVARHLVTRHGVRRVLLAGRGGVASDDLSDLTADPDVTVTVAACDAAERDQLAALLASVPAEHPLTGVVHLAGALDDGLVSALTPERLDTVLRPKADAAWHLHELTRDLGLTAFVLFSSAAGTLDGAGQSGYAAANAFLDGLAHHRAALGLPATSLAWGFWEQRTNMTAHLSDADVARMARSGVRPLATADGLALFDTALAAAETVLLPIGLDLAVLRRAGSPAPLLRGLVRTPARRTAASAATGTTLQDRLIALAPAERAALLFELVRTHVAAVLGHEPDMVLDPRRAFREAGFDSLTAVELRNRLGAAVGLRLPATLVFDYPDSTALVGYLVAELVGSAEPAATGPAVTVPVPVQDEPIAIVAMSCRYPGDVSTPEELWRLLADGGDGISAFPADRGWDVAGIYDPEPGTAGKCSTREGGFLHDAADFDGDFFGVSPREALAMDPQQRLLLEVSWEALERAGIDPHSVRGSRTGVFTGVMYHDYGSRLSNAPEAVRDYLGNGSLGSVASGRVAYTLGLEGPTLSVDTACSSSLVALHLAAQALRQGECTLALAGGVSVMSTVDTFVDFSRQRNLAADGRAKSFADAADGTALSEGAGMLLLERLSDARRNGHEVLAVVRGSAVNQDGASNGLTAPNGPSQQRVIRQALASAGLAATDVDAVEAHGTGTTLGDPIEAQALLATYGQDRSEESPLWLGSIKSNIGHTQAAAGVAGVIKMVLAMRHGVLPRTLHVDEPSDQVDWSAGEVKLLTEEREWPETGRPRRAGISSFGISGTNAHTIIEAVEPEPAGRPDAEPAGPVPLLPVLLSAATPQALAAQAERLLPLADESIADLAFSLATGRAALAHRAGITARDRDELTAGLAALASGAAGSPGATLPGTTAPGAAVPGPVRGKQVAGKLAYLFTGQGAQRPGMGQALYAEHPAFRAALDDACRHLDREFAVQLGAPATTALREIVFAAPDSAEAALLDRTMYTQSALFAVESALFRLLESWGVRPDLLAGHSIGELTAAHVAGVLTLEDAARLVVARGRLMQALPAGGAMLAVDATEEEVLPHLGDTVSVAAVNGPRAVVVSGDEEAVAAVGAAFGDRRTKRLRVSHAFHSPRMEPMLAEFAEIAAGLRFEPPALAIVSNLTGALATTEELTSPAYWVRHVREAVRFGDGVRTLEAEGVRTFLELGPDAVLSTMGTHCLTDPERSALVPLLRRDREEPVALSTALATLHVRGIAFDRHRVYAGDGVRRIGLPTYAFQRERLWLEDGPSGVLDAGGLGQIPAGHPLLGAEIALAEGDTVALTGRLSLDTHPWLADHAVADVVLLPGSAFVELAVGAADRVGGAQVEELTIERPLILPAHAAIHLQVVAGAADSTGRRPVTVHARAEDDGTGAAWTRHATGVLAPAAAPEPAALAVWPPEGAVPVDLTGSYDRLADQGYGYGPLFRCLRAAWRLGEEVYAELALPEGAQTAGFGLHPALLDSCLHTIDLLDGQDPTVMTLPFAWEGVSLYAAGASALRLRLTPHGAERMSLQLFDPAGAPVAVVSSLRIRPVTAEQLAPPAPVTGDLFALHWTPLELSGDAADPTGGRPADRVLFAPAPGGTSTPVAAREVAGQVLATLQEWLSDDTARLVVVTRGAVGVDGVDDEPELTQSGIWGLVRSANVEYPGRLVLADLDDDPASEAALAAALATGEPELALRGGRAYVPGLTEAADDGSFAGLDPEGTVLITGGTGSLGRLLARHLVDTYGVKHLILGSRSGSTHGLDDLGAAVTAVTCDAADRDALGDLLASLPTDHPLTAVVHAAGVLDDGLVSALDQDRLDAVMRPKADAAWNLHELTRDLDLAAFVLFSSAAATLGAAGQGNYAAGNGFLDALAAHRRAAGLPAHSLGWGLWDTASGMAGGLGEAELRRLARDGVEPLPADRALALFDRALASDRAVLLPMRVRPTEDAPALVRALAPAPARRTVRETPAAADQARPRPEALADRLAGLTPADSRKLLVETVCGHVAEVLGHTRAEAVDPERGFGELGVDSLSALELRNRISADTGVRLSTTLTFDYPNPAAIAALLFDELALADGGAAPDAEAEVIRLEALLDAAAVTEEQRSRVGLRLRAMAAKWTGGPGESERESGPSGPGLESASADELFGILDDELGTYS comes from the coding sequence GTGGATACATCTGTCGAGCAGATCGTCGAGGCGCTGCGCGAGTCGTTGCTGGAGAACGAACGGCTGCGCCAGCGGAACGCGGAGGTCACGGCCGCCGCCGAGGAGCCGGTCGCGATCGTGGCGATGAGCTGCCGCTACCCCGGCGGCGTCGACTCGCCCGAGCGGCTGTGGCGGCTGGTGGACGAGGGTGTCGACGCCATCGGGGACTTCCCGGCCAACCGTGACTGGGACGTCGAGGGCCTGTACGACCCGGACCCGGACGCGCCGGGCAGGACCCATGTCCGCGAGGGCGGATTCCTCTACGACGCACCGGAGTTCGACGCCGGGTTCTTCGGTGTCTCGCCCCGCGAGGCCCTCGCGATGGACCCGCAGCAGCGGCTGCTGCTGGAGACCGCCTGGGAGGCGTTCGAGCGGGCCGGTATCGACCCGCACACCCTGCGCGGCAGCCGCACCGGCATCTTCGCCGGGGTGATGTACCACGACTACGGCAGCTGGCTGACCGAGGTGCCCGAGGGCGTCGAGGGATATCTCGGCAACGGCAACCTGGGCAGTGTGGCCTCCGGCCGGGTCTCCTACACCCTGGGTCTTGAGGGCCCCGCCGTCACCGTGGACACCGCCTGCTCGTCCTCCCTGGTCGCGCTGCATCTCGCCGCCCAGGCGCTGCGGCAGGGGGAGTGCTCGCTCGCGCTCGCCGGCGGGGTGACCGTGATGTCCACCCCCGACACCTTCGTGGACTTCTCCCGGCAGCGCGGGCTGTCCCTGGACGGCCGCTGCAAGTCGTTCGCCGAGGGCGCCGACGGCACCGGCTGGGGCGAGGGCGCGGGGATGGTGCTGCTGGAGCGGCTGTCCGACGCCACGCGCAACGGCCATCCCGTACTCGCCCTGGTCCGGGGCAGCGCCACCAACCAGGACGGCGCGTCGAACGGACTGACCGCCCCGAACGGCCCCTCCCAGCAGCGGGTCATCCGGCAGGCGCTGGCCAACGCCCGGCTCACCGGTGACCAGGTGCACGCGGTGGAGGCGCACGGCACCGGCACCCCGCTCGGCGACCCCATCGAGGCGCAGGCGCTGCTCGCGACCTACGGCCGGGACCACACGCAGAAGCAGCCGCTGTGGCTGGGGTCGATCAAGTCGAACATCGGTCACACGCAGGCGGCGGCGGGCGTCGCCGGTGTGATCAAGATGGTGATGGCGATGCGGCACGGCAGGCTGCCGAAGACGCTCCACGCCGACCGGCCCTCCTCCCAGGTGGACTGGGAGGCGGGCGCCGTCGAGCTGCTGAGCGAGGCGCGGGAGTGGCCCGAGGGCGACGCGCGGCGCGCCGCGGTGTCGTCGTTCGGGATCAGCGGCACCAACGCGCACGTGATCCTGGAGGGCGTGCCCGAGGCAGCGCTGGACGGGTCCACCGAACCCACCGGGCCCGCGCGGGACACCGACGCGTGGACCGGCCCGCTGCCGCTCGTCCTGTCCGGGAAGGGCGAGGCGGGACTCGCCGCCCAGGCGCGGCGCTTGCTCGACCGCATCCCCGGCGCCCCTCTGCCCGACGTCGCCCACGCGCTGGCCACCTCCCGGGCGGCGCTCAGCCACCGCGCGGTGGTGATCGGCGCCGACCGCGAGGAGCTGACCGCCGGACTGACCGCCCTCGCCGGGGGACAGGCCGCTTCCCAGGTGGTACGGGGCGACCGGGCGGCCGAGTCCCGCATCGCCTTCGTCTTTCCCGGCCAGGGCTCGCAGTGGATCGGCATGGCCTCCGAACTGCTCGCCGCGGAACCGGTGTTCGCCACCGCGATGACCGAGTGCGCCGAGGCCCTCGCGCCGCTGGTGGACTGGGACCTGCTGGAGACCGTACGCGGCGGACAGCCGCTGGACCGGGTGGACGTCGTCCAGCCCGCGCTCTGGGCGGTCATGGTGTCGCTGGCGCGGATGTGGCGCTCGTACGGGGTGGAGCCCGCCGCCGTGATCGGCCACTCCCAGGGCGAGATCGCGGCGGCGTGCGTCGCCGGAGCGCTCTCCCTGACCGACGGCGCCAAGGTCGTCGCCCTGCGCAGCCGGGCCATCGCCGGGGAACTGTCCGCGCGTGGCGCGATGATGTCCGTCGCGCTGCCGGTGGAGCGGGTGCGCGAGCGGCTCACGCCGTACGACGGCCGGATCTCGGTCGCCGCCGTCAACGGCGCGGCCTCGGTGGTCCTGTCCGGCGACACCGGGGCCGTCGACGAGCTGTGCGAGACGCTGAAGGCCGAGGGCGTGCGCGCCAAACGGCTGCCCGTGGACTACGCCTCGCACTCGGCCCAGGTCGAGTCGATCCGCGACCGGCTGCTGACCGAACTGGCCGACGTCGCGCCCCGGCCGGCCGAGGTGCCGTTCTACTCCACCGTGACCGGGGCGCTGCTCGCCACCGAGGGGCTCGACGCCGAGTACTGGTACACGAATCTGCGGCAGAGCGTGCTCTTCGACGACACGACCCGGGTGCTCCTCGACAGCGGCTACGGCGTGTTCGTCGAGTGCAGCCCGCACCCCGTCCTCGTCCACAGCATCGAGGAGACCGCCGACGCCGTGGGCGCGGAGGTGGCCGGCATCGGCTCGCTGCGCCGCGACGAGGGGGGAGCGGCCCGGTTCCTGACCTCGCTGGGCGAGGCGTTCACGCGCGGCGTGCCCGTCGACTGGCGAACGGCCTTCTCCGACCGGCCCGTTGGCCGCTTCGATCTGCCCACCTACGCCTTCCAGCGGGAGCGCTTCTGGCTCGGCCGTTCGCCGGGCGTCGGCGATGTGACGGCGGCGGGACTGACCACCGCCGGCCACCCGCTGCTGGGCGCGGCGGTCACCGTCGCCGAGGGCGGCATGCTCTTCACCGGCCGGCTCTCGGCCGCTACCGCGCCGTGGCTCGCGGACCACGCGGTGGGCGGCACGGTCCTGCTGCCCGGCACGGCCTTCGTGGAGCTGGCCGTCCGGGCGGGCGACGAGGTCGGCTGCGGGCAGGTGGAGGAGCTGACGCTGGAGGCGCCGCTGATCCTGCCCGCACGCGGAGCCGTCCAGGTGCAGTTGAGCCTCGGCGAGGACGACGGCACCGGCCGCCGACCGCTGGCCGTGCACTCCAGGACGGAGGGCGACGAGGGCGACTGGACGCGCAACGCCTCCGGCCTGCTGGCGCCCGACGCCGCCGACGCCGGATTCGACCTGGCCGCGTGGCCGCCCCCGGACGCCCGGCCCGTACCGCTGGACGGTGTGTACGACCGGCTGGCCGAGCAGGGCTACCACTACGGCCCCGCCTTCCAGGGGCTGCGCACCGTGTGGACCCTCGGCGACGACACCTTCGCCGAGGTCGAACTCCCCGTGGAACCGTCCGACTTCGCCCTGCACCCCGCCCTCTTCGACGCCGCGCTGCACGCCGCCGGTCTGGGCGATGCGGGGGCCGGCACCGAGGCCCGGCTGCCCTTCGCCTGGAACGGTGTGTCGGTGTTCGCCGCCGGCGCGACCGCCCTGCGGGTACGGATCAGCGGTACGGACACCCTGCGCATCCAGCTCGCCGACGCCACGGGCGCCCCGGTCGCCTCGGTCGACGGGCTCACCACCCGCGCCGTCGACCCGGCCGCGCTCTCCTCGGCGCCACGCTCCGACGACCTCTACCGGCTCGACTGGCCCGAACTGCCCGCCGTGACCGCCCCCGCGACCGCCCCCACCTACGCGGTGCTCGACGCCGGGCTGCTGGGAGCGGTCGGCCCGGACGCCGACGGCCTGTACGCGAGCGGCCTCGACGCCCTGGAGACCGTGCCGGACTTCGTGGTGCTCCCGCTGGGCGGCGCCCCGGACCGGGAGGACCGGGACCCGGTCGCGGGCGCGCGGACGGCGGCCGTGCAGGTCCTGGAGACCGTACGGCAGTGGCTGACCGGCGACCGGTTCGCCGCGTCCCGGCTGGTGGTCCTCACCCGGCGCGCCGTCGCGGTGGGCGCCGAAGGCGTCGACGACCTCCCCGGCGCCGCCGTCTGGGGTCTGGTGCGTGCCGCGCAGGGCGAGAACCCCGACCAGTTCGTCCTGGTCGACACGGACACCGCCCTGGACGGATCCGTGGAGGCCGCGGTCGCGGCAGCGGCCTCCGGCGAGCCCCAACTCGCCCTGCGCGACGGCCGCGTCCACCTCCCCGCAATGGCCAGGGGAGCCGCACCGGACCCCCGCGACGGCACGGGCGGCTCCTCCTTCGGGCCCGAGGGCACCGTCCTGATCACCGGCGGCACCGGGGTGCTCGGCTGCCTCGTCGCCCGCCATCTGGTGACCCGCCACGGCGTACGCAGGGTCCTGCTGGCCGGTCGCGGCGGTGTCGCGTCCGACGACCTCTCCGATCTGACCGCCGACCCGGACGTCACGGTCACCGTCGCCGCGTGCGACGCGGCCGAGCGCGACCAACTCGCCGCGCTGCTCGCCTCCGTACCCGCCGAGCACCCGCTCACCGGAGTGGTGCACCTGGCCGGGGCGCTGGACGACGGGCTGGTCTCCGCGCTCACCCCCGAGCGGCTCGACACGGTGCTGCGGCCCAAGGCCGACGCGGCCTGGCATCTGCACGAGCTGACCCGGGACCTCGGCCTCACCGCCTTCGTCCTCTTCTCCTCGGCGGCCGGCACCCTGGACGGCGCGGGCCAGTCCGGCTACGCGGCGGCCAACGCCTTCCTCGACGGACTGGCCCACCACCGCGCCGCCCTCGGCCTGCCCGCCACCTCGCTGGCCTGGGGCTTCTGGGAGCAGCGCACCAACATGACCGCGCATCTCAGCGACGCCGACGTGGCGCGGATGGCGCGCTCCGGCGTGCGGCCGCTGGCCACCGCCGACGGGCTCGCCCTGTTCGACACGGCGCTGGCCGCCGCCGAGACCGTCCTGTTGCCGATCGGCCTCGACCTGGCCGTACTGCGCCGCGCCGGGTCGCCGGCGCCGCTGCTGCGCGGGCTGGTACGGACCCCGGCCCGGCGGACCGCGGCCTCGGCCGCCACGGGCACCACCCTCCAGGACCGGCTGATCGCGCTGGCCCCGGCCGAGCGCGCCGCCCTGCTCTTCGAACTCGTCCGCACCCATGTCGCCGCCGTACTCGGCCACGAACCCGACATGGTCCTCGATCCGCGCCGCGCCTTCCGCGAGGCCGGATTCGACTCGCTGACGGCGGTGGAGCTGCGCAACCGGCTCGGCGCCGCCGTCGGGCTCCGGCTGCCCGCCACCCTGGTCTTCGACTATCCGGACTCCACCGCGCTCGTCGGCTATCTCGTCGCCGAGCTGGTCGGCTCGGCGGAACCGGCCGCCACCGGGCCCGCCGTCACCGTCCCCGTCCCCGTCCAGGACGAACCGATCGCGATCGTGGCGATGAGCTGCCGCTATCCCGGCGACGTCAGCACCCCGGAGGAGCTTTGGCGGCTGCTCGCCGACGGCGGCGACGGGATCTCCGCGTTCCCGGCGGACCGGGGCTGGGACGTGGCGGGGATCTACGACCCCGAGCCGGGCACCGCGGGCAAGTGCAGCACGCGGGAGGGCGGATTCCTCCACGACGCCGCCGACTTCGACGGCGACTTCTTCGGAGTCTCGCCGCGCGAGGCCCTGGCGATGGACCCGCAGCAGCGGCTGCTGCTCGAAGTGTCCTGGGAGGCGCTGGAGCGCGCGGGCATCGACCCGCACTCGGTCCGCGGCAGCCGCACCGGCGTCTTCACCGGGGTGATGTACCACGACTACGGAAGCAGGCTCAGCAACGCCCCCGAGGCGGTACGCGACTATCTGGGCAACGGCAGTCTCGGCAGCGTCGCCTCCGGCCGGGTCGCCTACACCCTGGGGCTGGAGGGTCCCACGCTCAGCGTGGACACCGCGTGCTCCTCGTCGCTGGTGGCGCTGCATCTCGCGGCGCAGGCCCTGCGGCAGGGCGAATGCACCCTGGCGCTGGCCGGCGGCGTCTCCGTGATGTCGACCGTCGACACCTTCGTGGACTTCAGCAGGCAGCGCAATCTGGCGGCCGACGGGCGGGCCAAGTCCTTCGCCGACGCCGCCGACGGCACCGCGCTCTCCGAGGGCGCCGGGATGCTGCTGCTGGAGCGGCTCTCGGACGCGCGGCGCAACGGCCACGAGGTGCTGGCCGTGGTACGCGGCTCCGCCGTGAACCAGGACGGCGCCTCCAACGGGCTCACCGCGCCCAACGGCCCCTCCCAGCAACGCGTGATCCGCCAAGCGCTGGCCAGTGCCGGTCTGGCCGCGACCGACGTGGACGCGGTGGAGGCGCACGGCACGGGGACCACGCTCGGTGATCCGATCGAGGCGCAGGCGCTGCTGGCGACTTATGGTCAGGACCGGTCGGAGGAGAGTCCGTTGTGGCTCGGTTCCATCAAGTCGAACATCGGTCACACGCAGGCCGCGGCCGGGGTGGCGGGTGTGATCAAGATGGTGCTGGCGATGCGCCACGGCGTGCTGCCGAGGACGCTGCATGTGGACGAGCCGTCGGACCAGGTGGACTGGTCGGCCGGTGAGGTCAAGCTGCTCACCGAGGAGCGTGAGTGGCCGGAGACGGGCCGTCCGCGCCGGGCCGGGATCTCCTCCTTCGGCATCAGCGGCACCAACGCCCACACCATCATCGAGGCCGTCGAGCCGGAACCCGCCGGGCGCCCGGACGCGGAGCCGGCCGGGCCCGTACCGCTGCTTCCCGTCCTCCTGTCGGCCGCCACCCCGCAGGCCCTCGCCGCACAGGCCGAGCGGCTGCTGCCGCTGGCGGACGAGTCGATCGCCGATCTCGCCTTCTCGCTGGCCACCGGCCGGGCGGCCCTCGCGCACCGCGCCGGGATCACCGCCCGCGACCGGGACGAACTCACCGCCGGACTGGCCGCGTTGGCGTCCGGAGCGGCCGGCTCGCCCGGCGCCACCCTGCCCGGGACGACCGCGCCGGGAGCGGCCGTGCCCGGCCCGGTGCGCGGTAAGCAGGTCGCCGGGAAACTCGCCTACCTCTTCACCGGCCAGGGCGCCCAGCGCCCCGGGATGGGGCAGGCCCTCTACGCCGAACACCCCGCGTTCCGCGCCGCGCTGGACGACGCGTGCCGTCACCTCGACCGCGAGTTCGCCGTCCAGCTCGGCGCCCCTGCCACGACCGCGCTGCGCGAGATCGTCTTCGCCGCGCCCGACAGCGCCGAGGCCGCGCTGCTCGACCGCACGATGTACACGCAGAGCGCCCTGTTCGCCGTGGAGAGCGCCCTGTTCCGGCTGCTGGAGTCCTGGGGCGTCCGCCCCGACCTGCTCGCGGGCCACTCCATCGGCGAACTCACGGCCGCGCACGTCGCCGGGGTGCTCACCCTGGAGGACGCCGCCCGGCTGGTGGTGGCCAGGGGACGGCTCATGCAGGCACTGCCCGCCGGAGGCGCGATGCTCGCCGTCGACGCCACCGAGGAGGAGGTGCTCCCGCACCTCGGGGACACGGTGAGCGTCGCGGCCGTCAACGGCCCGCGCGCCGTGGTCGTCTCGGGCGACGAGGAGGCCGTGGCCGCGGTCGGCGCCGCCTTCGGGGACCGCCGTACGAAGCGGCTCCGGGTCAGCCACGCGTTCCACTCGCCGAGGATGGAGCCGATGCTCGCGGAGTTCGCGGAGATCGCCGCCGGCCTGCGGTTCGAACCGCCCGCCCTCGCGATCGTCTCGAACCTGACCGGCGCCCTGGCGACCACCGAGGAACTGACCTCGCCCGCCTACTGGGTGCGCCACGTGCGCGAGGCCGTGCGCTTCGGCGACGGCGTCCGCACCCTGGAGGCCGAGGGCGTACGGACCTTCCTCGAACTGGGTCCCGACGCCGTGCTCTCCACCATGGGCACCCACTGCCTCACCGACCCCGAGCGCTCGGCGCTCGTCCCCCTCCTGCGCCGGGACCGCGAGGAGCCCGTCGCGCTGAGCACCGCGCTGGCCACCCTGCATGTGCGGGGCATCGCCTTCGACCGGCACCGGGTGTACGCGGGCGACGGCGTCCGCAGGATCGGCCTGCCGACCTACGCGTTCCAGCGCGAGCGGCTCTGGCTGGAGGACGGACCGTCAGGTGTCCTCGACGCCGGCGGACTTGGCCAGATACCGGCCGGACACCCGCTGTTGGGAGCCGAGATCGCGCTCGCGGAGGGCGACACCGTCGCGCTCACCGGCCGGCTCTCCCTCGACACCCACCCCTGGCTCGCCGACCACGCCGTCGCCGATGTGGTGCTGCTGCCGGGCAGCGCGTTCGTGGAGCTGGCGGTCGGCGCGGCCGACCGGGTGGGCGGCGCGCAGGTCGAGGAGCTGACCATCGAACGGCCCCTGATCCTCCCCGCGCACGCCGCGATCCACCTCCAGGTGGTCGCCGGAGCGGCGGACTCCACCGGCCGCCGCCCCGTCACCGTGCACGCCCGCGCCGAGGACGACGGTACGGGCGCGGCCTGGACCCGGCACGCCACGGGCGTCCTCGCGCCGGCCGCGGCCCCGGAACCCGCCGCGCTCGCCGTCTGGCCGCCGGAGGGCGCCGTACCCGTCGATCTGACCGGCTCGTACGACCGGCTCGCGGACCAGGGGTACGGCTACGGCCCCCTCTTCCGCTGCCTGCGCGCCGCGTGGCGGCTCGGCGAGGAGGTCTACGCGGAGCTGGCCCTGCCCGAGGGCGCGCAGACGGCCGGGTTCGGACTCCATCCCGCGCTGCTCGACTCCTGCCTGCACACGATCGATCTGCTCGACGGCCAGGACCCCACCGTGATGACGCTGCCGTTCGCCTGGGAGGGCGTGTCGCTGTACGCGGCGGGCGCCTCGGCGCTGCGGCTGCGGCTCACCCCGCACGGCGCCGAGCGGATGAGCCTCCAGCTCTTCGACCCGGCGGGCGCACCCGTCGCCGTGGTCTCCTCGCTGCGGATCCGCCCCGTGACGGCGGAGCAGCTGGCCCCGCCCGCCCCCGTCACCGGCGACCTCTTCGCGCTCCACTGGACGCCGCTGGAACTCTCCGGTGACGCGGCGGACCCGACCGGTGGGCGCCCCGCCGACCGGGTGCTGTTCGCCCCCGCGCCCGGTGGTACCAGCACCCCCGTCGCCGCCCGGGAGGTGGCGGGCCAGGTGCTCGCGACGCTCCAGGAGTGGCTGTCCGACGACACCGCGCGACTGGTGGTCGTCACCAGGGGCGCGGTCGGCGTGGACGGGGTGGACGACGAACCCGAGCTGACCCAGTCGGGGATCTGGGGTCTCGTACGCTCGGCGAACGTCGAGTACCCCGGCCGGCTGGTCCTCGCCGACCTCGACGACGACCCGGCCTCCGAGGCCGCGCTCGCGGCGGCGCTCGCCACCGGCGAGCCGGAACTCGCGCTGCGGGGCGGCCGGGCGTACGTCCCCGGGCTCACGGAGGCCGCCGACGACGGCTCCTTCGCGGGCCTCGACCCGGAGGGCACCGTACTGATCACCGGCGGTACGGGCAGCCTCGGCCGGCTGCTCGCCCGGCACCTCGTCGACACGTACGGGGTCAAGCACCTGATCCTCGGCAGCCGCAGCGGCTCCACGCACGGGCTCGACGACCTCGGCGCCGCAGTCACCGCCGTCACCTGCGACGCCGCCGACCGGGACGCGCTGGGCGACCTGCTGGCCTCCCTGCCCACCGATCATCCGCTGACAGCGGTGGTGCACGCGGCCGGGGTGCTGGACGACGGCCTGGTCTCGGCGCTCGACCAGGACCGGCTGGACGCGGTCATGCGGCCCAAGGCCGACGCCGCCTGGAATCTGCACGAGCTGACCCGGGATCTCGATCTCGCCGCCTTCGTCCTGTTCTCCTCGGCCGCCGCCACCCTGGGCGCCGCCGGGCAGGGCAACTACGCGGCGGGCAACGGCTTCCTCGACGCGCTGGCAGCCCACCGCCGCGCCGCCGGGCTGCCCGCGCACTCGCTGGGCTGGGGGCTGTGGGACACGGCCTCCGGCATGGCGGGCGGCCTCGGCGAGGCCGAGCTGCGGCGGCTGGCCCGGGACGGCGTGGAACCGCTGCCCGCCGACCGGGCGCTGGCGCTCTTCGACCGGGCGCTCGCCTCGGACCGTGCCGTACTCCTGCCGATGCGGGTACGCCCCACCGAGGACGCGCCGGCGCTGGTACGGGCACTCGCCCCGGCCCCGGCCCGGCGGACCGTACGGGAGACACCGGCCGCCGCCGATCAGGCGCGGCCGCGGCCGGAGGCGCTGGCGGACCGGCTCGCCGGGCTGACCCCGGCCGACAGCAGGAAGCTGCTGGTGGAGACGGTGTGCGGCCATGTCGCCGAGGTGCTGGGACACACCCGCGCCGAAGCGGTCGACCCGGAGCGGGGATTCGGCGAGCTGGGCGTCGACTCGCTCTCCGCCCTGGAACTGCGCAACCGGATCAGCGCCGACACCGGGGTCAGGCTCTCGACCACCCTGACCTTCGACTACCCGAATCCGGCCGCCATCGCCGCACTGCTCTTCGACGAACTGGCCCTCGCCGACGGGGGAGCGGCCCCGGACGCCGAGGCCGAGGTGATCCGGCTGGAAGCCCTGCTGGACGCCGCGGCCGTCACCGAGGAACAGCGGTCGCGGGTCGGCCTGCGGCTGCGCGCGATGGCGGCGAAGTGGACCGGCGGCCCCGGCGAGAGCGAGCGGGAGAGCGGTCCCAGCGGACCGGGGCTCGAATCGGCCTCCGCGGACGAGCTGTTCGGAATCCTGGACGACGAACTGGGAACGTACAGCTGA